From the genome of Synchiropus splendidus isolate RoL2022-P1 chromosome 17, RoL_Sspl_1.0, whole genome shotgun sequence, one region includes:
- the vps26bl gene encoding vacuolar protein sorting-associated protein 26B-like, which yields MSFFGFGQSADVDIVLSDAETRKKAEHKSEDGRKDKYFLFYDGETVSGKVNVTLKYPGKRLEHSGIKIEFVGQIELYYDRGNHHEFVSLVKDLARPGELTQSQTFDFEFTHVEKPYESYTGQNVKLRYFLRATVSRRLNDISKELDIVVHTLSTYPEMNSSIKMEVGIEDCLHIEFEYNKSKYHLKDVIVGKIYFLLVRIKIKHMEIDIIKRETTGTGPNVYHENDTIAKYEIMDGAPVRGESIPIRLFLAGYEMTPTMRDINKKYSVRYYLNLVLIDEEERRYFKQQEITLWRKGDIVRKSMSHQAVIAAQRFEGSSHPERNLAEGDDS from the exons ATGAGCTTCTTCGGTTTTGGGCAGAGCGCCGATGTTGATATAGTTCTCAGTGACGCAGAAACGAGAAAAAAAGCCGAGCACAAAAGCGAAGATGGCAGGAAGGACAAGTATTTTCTCTTCTATGACGGGGAAACGGTGTCGGGGAAGGTGAACGTCACGCTCAAGTACCCGGGGAAGAGGCTGGAGCACAGCGGCATCAAGATCGAGTTCGTCGGCCAGATAG AGCTCTACTACGACAGAGGAAACCACCATGAGTTTGTGTCCCTTGTCAAGGACTTGGCCAGACCAGGAGAGCTCACCCAGTCTCAGACGTTTGACTTTGAGTTCACACACGTGGAGAAACCCTACGAGTCGTACACCGGCCAGAACGTCAAACTACG GTACTTCCTGAGGGCCACAGTGAGCAGGCGACTCAATGACATCTCCAAGGAGCTGGACATTGTGGTTCACACACTGAGCACCTACCCAGAAATGAACTCGTCTATCAAGATGGAAGTAGGGATCGAGGACTGCCTGCACATAGAATTCGAGTACAACAAGTCCAA GTATCACTTAAAGGATGTGATAGTTGGGAAGATATACTTTTTGCTGGTGAGGATCAAAATCAAACACATGGAGATTGACATCATCAAGCGAGAAACCACCGGTACTGGACCGAACGTCTACCACGAGAATGACACCATTGCCAAATACGAGATCATGGACGGAGCGCCCGTCAGAG GAGAGTCCATCCCCATCCGCCTGTTCCTAGCCGGGTATGAAATGACGCCCACCATGAGGGACATTAACAAAAAGTACTCGGTGCGCTACTACCTGAATCTGGTCCTCatcgatgaggaggagagacgctACTTCAAACAGCAG GAAATCACACTGTGGAGAAAAGGTGACATAGTGAGGAAGAGTATGTCACACCAGGCAGTTATTGCCGCGCAACGCTTCGAAGGCTCCTCTCATCCCGAGAGAAACCTGGCAGAGGGGGACGACAGCTAG